The following are encoded in a window of Bos indicus isolate NIAB-ARS_2022 breed Sahiwal x Tharparkar chromosome 7, NIAB-ARS_B.indTharparkar_mat_pri_1.0, whole genome shotgun sequence genomic DNA:
- the LOC139183859 gene encoding olfactory receptor-like protein OLF4 has product MELENNTQISKFLLLEFSEEPEMQPLIFAIFLSMYLVTLFGNLLTILLVISDSHLHTPMYFFLSNLSFVDICFTSTTIPNMLWNIQTHSKIITYEACVTQMYFYIFFAGLDDFLLAVMAYDRYMAICQPLQYMVIMSPRLCGLLVLLSWIMNIMYSLLHSLMVLQLSFCSDLEIHHFFCELNQVIQLSCSDTFVNNIVIYFSTALFGGGPFAGIIYSYFKTVSCITGISSAQGKCKAFSTCASHLSVVSLFYCTVLGVYLSPAITHSSHTSATASVMYTVVMPMLNPFIYSLRNKDIKRSLKRFYLGMPGINLPVTNLPVT; this is encoded by the coding sequence ATGGAACTGGAGAACAATACacaaatttcaaaatttcttcttctggaattttCAGAGGAACCGGAAATGCAGCCCCTCATATTTGCGATTTTCCTTTCCATGTACCTGGTCACTCTGTTTGGTAACCTGCTCACCATCCTGCTTGTCATCTcagactcccacctccacacccccatgtacttctttctctccaacctgtcctttgtagacatctgtttcacctccaccaccatcccaaaTATGTTGTGGAACATCCAGACACATAGCAAAATTATCACCTATGAAGCTTGTGTCACCCAGatgtatttttacatattctttGCAGGATTAGATGACTTTCTCCTGGCTGTGATGGCCTATGATCGGTACATGGCCATTTGCCAACCCTTGCAGTACATGGTTATCATGAGCCCCCGGCTCTGTGGACTGCTGGTGCTTCTGTCTTGGATAATGAATATCATGTATTCCTTGTTACACAGTTTGATGGTGTTGCAATTGTCCTTCTGTTCAGACTTGGAAATCCaccactttttctgtgaactcAACCAGGTGATACAACTGTCTTGTTCTGACACTTTTGTCAATAACATAGTGATCTATTTTTCAACTGCTCTCTTTGGTGGTGGTCCTTTTGCTGGCATAATCTACTCTTACTTTAAAACAGTTTCCTGCATAACTGGAATCTCATCAGCTCAGGGGAAGTGTAAAGCATTTTCCACCTGTGCATCTCACCTCTCCGTTGTCTCCTTATTTTATTGTACAGTCTTAGGAGTGTACCTTAGCCCTGCTATTACACACAGCTCACACACAAGTGCAACAGCCTcagtgatgtacactgtggtcatGCCCATGCTGAATCCTttcatctacagtctgaggaacAAAGACATAAAAAGGTCTCTGAAGAGATTCTATTTGGGGATGCCAGGTATAAATTTGCCAGTTACAAATTTGCCAGTTACATGA